The Brumimicrobium sp. genomic interval ATGGAAAACTCTTCTATTACTTTAGTAGATATGCTAATTAAACATAAAGTTGGTCAGGCTTAATTAATTTAAACTGATAACTTAATTAAATTGTTAGACTATGGATAACGAGAAAAAATTAAATCTCCTCGGGTTAATTATAAAAATTGTATTTGCTGTTCCAGCTTTAATACTAAGTTTTATAGTTATGACATCCGGTGTTACAGGAGATAGCGATGAAACAGCTAAACAAGGTTTAATGGATAGCGTTTCTTTTAGTGGGGCTATTAACATCAGTATTTTGGCCACTGTAATTGCTATCTTTTTGGTAATACTTTTCTTTGCGCTTACTTTGGTCTCAAGACCTAAAGAGGGTATTAAATCAATAGCAGGTATTATTATTTCTTTTGTTTTATTCTTTGTTCTTTATTTTATTGGAACAAATGATACAATAGAGTCCCTTAATGTAGTAGGTGATATTGTAGCTAGCAAAGCTACTATGAACTTTGTACACGCTGGTATCTGGACAGCTATCATTGGTATGATTGTTTGTTCTCTAATTGCCATGCTAATGGGGTTTATTATGAAATTTATTAAAAATTAATATTCATGGCAAAGCGCGAAGCTCCGGAAATTAATGCAGGATCTATGGCGGATATCGCCTTTCTCTTGCTTATATTCTTCCTTGTAACCACTACAATGGATAAAGATGTTGCTTATCTGCGTAAGATTCCAAAAAAGGTGGAAACTGAAACTCCTCAAACTCCAATTCAAGAAAAGAATATTTATAAGATTACCATAAACAGTAGAAACGATATTCGTGCACGCGACTCTATTATTAAACCCGAAGATATTGGAACGCTAAATAATAAAATTAAACACTTTTATTTAGTGAATAGAGATAAAAAAGAAGGACGTGAACAAGATTATCCTTACTACGCTTTCGGTACCATTGACCTCTATCAAACTAATTTGGATGCTCAAATTAACCGTTTGGATGCATTAGAATCTGTGAAAGATAGAGATGATAAAACTGAAAAAATGATTGCACAGGCAGAAGATGCTATTGCTAAATGGAAAGATAAATTGGAGATGATGAAAATGTATGTGCAATACAGTGGTAAAAGAGAGATGCCTGAAATCTCTTTCGAAGCTCATATACGTTTGGAATCTTTTAATGACACAGATTATTCAGCGTATGTAGCTGTACAGTCAGAGGTTCAAAAAGCTGTAACAGAATTACGTGATAAAGAAGCAAAAGAACTTTTTAATACTACGTACACTGCTATGCAACAAACTACACAGCAGTTGGCTACAGAGGATACTCCTGAACTAAGACAGATAAAGCAAAGAATGGAATTAATTGAAACATTATTCCCTTTGAAATTGATTGAGGTTAAACCAAAACGATAAAAGATTATGTCTAAATTTAGAAAAAAAGAGGGAAGTTCTGCTCCTGGTATTAATACCTCATCACTACCTGATATCGTATTTATGTTGTTATTCTTCTTCATGGTTGCAACGACAACTAAAGAAGTTGACCCGTTGGTAAAGATTGACCCAGCACAAGGTTCGGGATTATCTGATTTAACACCATTTAAACAACGTTCTGAAGTTGATTTTGTATATATGGGAGAACCACTCAGTGGAGATGATTCTAAGTTCTATAAAGGTGTAGCAGTTCAATACGATGGTATCTTACATCAGGATGGAATTGAATATATTGGTCAATGGAAATTAAATAAATTTAAAGAAAAACCAGCTGAAATGACCGCTCCTAAAGAGAATGTTATAACTTGCTTTAAAGCAGATGAAACTGTTCCAATGGAGTTAATTTTTAAAGCAAGAGGAATTCTTCAAGACCTTGATTTTAACTCGATTGCTTATGGGGCTCAAGAGATGGGTAATAAACATGAGTATCGTATTAGAACAAAATAGTACTTTGTTATGAAGAGAATAAAAAAAGGCAGCAATCGCTGCCTTTTTTATTGCTATATGTTTTAATTCTATACAGGCATCTGTATATTTATTTTTTCTATTACTTTCAGTATATCCTCTTCTTTAAATGGATTATATGAACGAGCGTCAATTACTACTTTTTCAGATAAATCATACTTTTCATACCATTCATTGTATTTTTCGTTGAGACGTTTCCAATAATGAACGGGCGTACTTTGTTCCATGCCTCTTCCTCTCAGTTGTATTCTTTCTACAGCCGTATCTACATCACAATGTATGTAAACCAATTTTTGCGGTTTCGATACGTGTTCTAACATATTATCTAATAATGTAGAATAGGTTTCATATTCTTCATCTGTCATAAATCCATCTTCATTTAACATAGAAGCAAATATCCTATCTCCGAATATAGAACGATCTAAAAATGCTAATTCTCCACACTCAGAAATCTCTTTAATCATACGAAAACGCTCGTTTAAGAAGTGAATTTGAAGCGTAAATGCCCATCGTTTTTTATCCGCATAGAAGCGCTCAAGAAGATTCATTGTATAATCTTTTTGCAATTCTTCGTATAGTGGAATATCCATGTATTTTGCTAATTGCTTACCTAATGTGGTTTTGCCACAACCAACTACACCATCTATAAGTATCATATCTTGAATTTTTTGGAAAATTACACTATTCAACTTGGAGGAAAAAAAATAATTGATTCTTTTTATCCACGTTGTATTAACATTTGTTTTATCTGAAATAAAATTTCTATTTTTAGAATCTAGTTATTACCATGATTCCCTTCATTGAAAAAATTGCAAATTATATCTATGAAAATGATCTTCCTTTAGAACATTTACAGATTATTTTACCGTCTCAACGAGCAAAAAAATACTTGCAACGTGCTCTTTATAGGAGATATAATAAACCTATTTTTTCTCCGCATATTTTAACGATGAATTCGTGGGTACACCAATTATCACCCCAGCCTATTATTGATTCTACTCGCGCTGTCTTTAAGCTATATCATATTCATTTAGAAATAGAAAAAAAAGAACCTCAGTCAATTGATGAATTTCTGAAATGGGCAAATATACTTTTGAGTGATTTTGATGAAATAGATCGTTATCTTATAAATAATATAGATTTATTTAAAAATCTACAAGATATTAAGGAAATTGAAAATTGGAGTTTTGACTCTACTAATGAACTTTCTGAAGGACAAAAACGCTTTATGCAATTTTGGGATTTGCTAAAAGACTATTATAAGCTGTTTAATGAGCAATTAGAGCGTGATAACGAGACTTACATGGGGAAAGCATATAAACACCTTTCCAATCATCTCGAAACTGTTTTTAAAGAGGATAAAGAGGCCTATTTTATCTTTGCAGGATTCAATGCCTTATCTCCAGCAGAATTGAGTATCATTAAACAACTTCACAAAATGGGGAGGGCAAAGGTTTTTGTCGATGGTGATTCGTATTACATAAACAACACTACACATGAAGCTGGGTATTTTTTGAGAAACCTAATAAAAAAAATTGATACACCCAATCTTCCTTTTATAGAGAATCAAATAGCAGAAGGTACAAAAAAGATTAAGTTGTACAATTGTGTTCAAGCAACAGGTCAAGCTAAAGTAAGCGCTTCTATTTTATATAATCAGATTCCTGCCAATGAGTTTTCTGACACTTTATTATTGTTGGCAGATGAGAAACTCATTGTTCCTGTCATTAAGAATATTCCCCAAAATGTAGGTGTTACCAATATTACACTTGGATTGCCTCTTAAAAATACAGCACTAAAATCTTGGACGGAACTTTTATTTAAAGTACAAGAACATTTTACGCAATTTAAAAACAAACAAATTTATCATAAAGACTTTATTCGATTTATTAAACATCCTTTTGTTATTGCATTTTGTAGTGATGAAGAAAAAGAACAATTAAGTAGAGTAGAGGCAACTCTTCTCGCAAAGAATTGGATTTTTATATTTGCTAAAAACCTTGAAATTAGTACGCGTTTACGTAAATTAATAGAATTGTTTTTTACTCCATGGACTTTACCTATAAAAACTCTTCCACTTGAGATTGACCAATTAAATCAATTCATTTTTAGTGGCTTGGATAAGGATAAGTTCAAACTTGAACGTGCTATCATTTATCATTTTAGTCAAGCTATCCAACAACTTACCAGTATATTGGATGAGTTTAGAATGACGTTACATTTGGGGACTTTTAAATTACTATTTAATCAACATTGGATCAATGAAAGCGTTGCATATTATGGTAATCCACTTGAAGGATTGCAAGTAATGGGATTGCTTGAAACACGTTTATTGGATTTTAAAAATGTACTTATAGTAGGCTTAAACGAAGGAAATTTACCTCCAACGAACCTGTTGCAAACTTTGATACCAATGGACTTGCGTAAATTTCATGGATTGCCTACACCAAAGGAAAAACAAGGTTTATTTGCCCACCATTTTTATCGTCTTCTACACCAAGCACAAAATATTTGGATAACCTATTCCTCGGCTGATAGAGACTTGGGCGGTAT includes:
- a CDS encoding biopolymer transporter ExbD, with protein sequence MAKREAPEINAGSMADIAFLLLIFFLVTTTMDKDVAYLRKIPKKVETETPQTPIQEKNIYKITINSRNDIRARDSIIKPEDIGTLNNKIKHFYLVNRDKKEGREQDYPYYAFGTIDLYQTNLDAQINRLDALESVKDRDDKTEKMIAQAEDAIAKWKDKLEMMKMYVQYSGKREMPEISFEAHIRLESFNDTDYSAYVAVQSEVQKAVTELRDKEAKELFNTTYTAMQQTTQQLATEDTPELRQIKQRMELIETLFPLKLIEVKPKR
- a CDS encoding biopolymer transporter ExbD, which translates into the protein MSKFRKKEGSSAPGINTSSLPDIVFMLLFFFMVATTTKEVDPLVKIDPAQGSGLSDLTPFKQRSEVDFVYMGEPLSGDDSKFYKGVAVQYDGILHQDGIEYIGQWKLNKFKEKPAEMTAPKENVITCFKADETVPMELIFKARGILQDLDFNSIAYGAQEMGNKHEYRIRTK
- a CDS encoding deoxynucleoside kinase, with protein sequence MILIDGVVGCGKTTLGKQLAKYMDIPLYEELQKDYTMNLLERFYADKKRWAFTLQIHFLNERFRMIKEISECGELAFLDRSIFGDRIFASMLNEDGFMTDEEYETYSTLLDNMLEHVSKPQKLVYIHCDVDTAVERIQLRGRGMEQSTPVHYWKRLNEKYNEWYEKYDLSEKVVIDARSYNPFKEEDILKVIEKINIQMPV
- a CDS encoding PD-(D/E)XK nuclease family protein; protein product: MIPFIEKIANYIYENDLPLEHLQIILPSQRAKKYLQRALYRRYNKPIFSPHILTMNSWVHQLSPQPIIDSTRAVFKLYHIHLEIEKKEPQSIDEFLKWANILLSDFDEIDRYLINNIDLFKNLQDIKEIENWSFDSTNELSEGQKRFMQFWDLLKDYYKLFNEQLERDNETYMGKAYKHLSNHLETVFKEDKEAYFIFAGFNALSPAELSIIKQLHKMGRAKVFVDGDSYYINNTTHEAGYFLRNLIKKIDTPNLPFIENQIAEGTKKIKLYNCVQATGQAKVSASILYNQIPANEFSDTLLLLADEKLIVPVIKNIPQNVGVTNITLGLPLKNTALKSWTELLFKVQEHFTQFKNKQIYHKDFIRFIKHPFVIAFCSDEEKEQLSRVEATLLAKNWIFIFAKNLEISTRLRKLIELFFTPWTLPIKTLPLEIDQLNQFIFSGLDKDKFKLERAIIYHFSQAIQQLTSILDEFRMTLHLGTFKLLFNQHWINESVAYYGNPLEGLQVMGLLETRLLDFKNVLIVGLNEGNLPPTNLLQTLIPMDLRKFHGLPTPKEKQGLFAHHFYRLLHQAQNIWITYSSADRDLGGIDEPSRYILQLELELAKKAPNITIQKYDYIVGDSEKNNSQIVVEKTAPVLARLDEYFLHKTSASALKTALTCSLDFYYKYLIGMGEEKIVEEDMESNTFGSFVHSTLEELYGKFAQFNKKGESLSPRKLTELDYEDFINRQKDILSNKFNKFFNISNNQHVEGKNYLSLEMASYLMEQLLKKERKEFKNEGGLIINSVERELKKTLHLSINGVIKEINFIGILDRIDEVKGLKRIIDYKTGKCERNDVIISGKSKQFETDDGKVQYMLDQLKTRKYVFQLLVYNMLFYQEFGYYPDRVGIVSLVNLKESPFYLINDFTDTFEELMELFEKALTLLITNLYDTNIPFVHDDKALYCGYC